One part of the bacterium genome encodes these proteins:
- a CDS encoding GNAT family N-acetyltransferase → MSRQKSLSEKVLGFNWEDHLPHRIDEHEQIELSSFDQAMEFHRENYARVFTLEGQEMPFLEDPFTEFKQKYYREVGDFMVFRRDSKVIGVYTGTLIDWSTYYHRNLYFLSEFQSQGRGTKIQDFVHQILRNFGVVKTEADISPSNLAQVKMLNRAEYNIAGVNYSERWGVLVRFCKFLNPRNEKAFLDRFCYGVKPQLRSSENPPFEKGG, encoded by the coding sequence ATGTCGCGGCAAAAAAGCCTGAGCGAGAAGGTTCTCGGTTTCAATTGGGAAGATCACCTGCCTCATAGGATCGACGAGCACGAACAAATCGAACTTTCCAGCTTCGACCAAGCGATGGAGTTTCACCGCGAAAACTACGCCCGGGTTTTCACGCTGGAGGGCCAGGAAATGCCCTTCCTCGAGGACCCCTTCACCGAGTTCAAGCAAAAATATTACCGGGAGGTCGGGGATTTCATGGTGTTCCGGCGCGATTCCAAGGTCATCGGCGTCTACACCGGAACCCTCATCGATTGGAGCACCTACTATCACCGGAACCTCTACTTTTTGTCGGAATTCCAATCCCAAGGCCGCGGCACCAAGATCCAGGACTTCGTTCATCAAATTTTGCGGAATTTCGGCGTGGTGAAAACCGAAGCCGACATTTCCCCTTCCAATCTGGCCCAAGTCAAGATGCTCAACCGCGCCGAATACAACATCGCCGGCGTGAATTATTCGGAGCGCTGGGGTGTCTTGGTTCGCTTCTGCAAATTCTTGAATCCCAGGAACGAGAAGGCCTTCTTGGACCGCTTCTGTTACGGAGTGAAGCCCCAGCTCCGCTCCTCCGAGAATCCCCCCTTTGAAAAAGGGGGGTAG